AGACATACTTTTACCGATTTTTCCAGCACGTCGCCATCTCCTTTCAGTTCTTCTTTCAATTGATCGGGAATGTGAATACCCAGCCATTCCATAAAATCCAACGTTTTGGCCGATCCGCAGGCAGTAATCGTGAAGATGATAGTGGGAGGATCTATCTGTTTATTACTACAACTCAAAGCCAGGTCTTCGACAACCTTCCTGGCATAGTCAAGATCAAAAACACATTGCGAGATAAAATAAGATACGCCTTTGTCCATCTTGTCCAGCATCCTGACATCCTCGTCTTTCAACACCTGGTGTCTTTCCGGTATGGTCACTGCGCCTATGACGGAGGTATCTTCGTTTTTCTCCCAAATTTTGTATGCTTCGGCAAGGTTGGTTTTGACCGGAAAATCCGGCGCAGGAACGCCTACAAAAATGGGATAGAATTTGTTCGAGTGCAGCTCGTCCAGCCAATCAGACAACTCTGCCGGTGAAAATTTACCGGCAGGGCGATAGATAATTTTTGGAACTTCCAAACGGCCCATATACTCCGATGCAAAAGCAAGAGGATCGAGGGCATTGATAAACGGAAAGGGCCTCTCCTCTTTGGTACGGGCCGATTCGTCCTGCACATCGTATACAACGAGTGCGTCAATGTCCAGGGAAGACAGGCGGTCAATTGTTTTCTCGGCAATTTCTGCAACGCGCTCCGGGGCTGTACCGGCTTTGGGAGGCGTGATGCCGTAAAGCATCACCCCTGATTCTCTTGATTTGATCTTTTGTAGAAACATGATAGTATCTGAATTGCGGCTTCCGCTCCCTCCTCATTTTTTTAATCTGCCAATATAATGGGTTTTTTGTGATCAGAGATAATGGAATAGGTATTTTCAGCATGCAACATTACATGATTCCATGGATCTATGCCAGATTATGATTTGAAGTTTCATACCATCCGCTCTTTCGAGTATATTGTAGTTGACAATGTACCAATAGGACTTTATTGAAAAAAGAACACAAAAAATATACACCTATGATCAAAACAGCTATCCTATTAATCGCTCTCTCGCTGGCCGCAATAATGCCAGGCAATGCGCAGGATGTGACAAACACGTCTTACGTCTCGGCCACCGGGGAGAAGGTTTTACGCGTTGAATTTATTTTGCCCTTGTCTCAAACCGAAACATGGCAATATTTTAGCAATGATGACAAATTGAAGCTTTGGATTGCCCCTGTCGTCCATGTTGACCTTCGGGCTGGTGGAACACTGGTGACCAATTATGACAAAGGGAAATCGCTGACAGACAAATCAGCGATCAGCAGCGATATTATCAACTACATCGATAACGAGTTACTTACATTAAAAGTCAACCTTAACGATAACTTTACCAAGAAAGTCCAGGACGAAGACCAAAACCTTCAGGAAGTAATACAACTCTTTCCCGTTGATAAAACCCATACCAAAATTGTGTCTTCAATGATAGGCTGGGGAAAAGGTGCAGATTGGGAAAAAACTTATGAATTCTTCGTCAGGGGCAATATTTATACCTATGAAGAATTGACTAAATTATTCAAGGGCAAGTAGTTGCTGAAGAAGGAGGATTTTGAAGCCGTACTGAAAGACTATGATGTGGTCTTGAACAGCCAGGATGCCAAGACCCTTGAAAAATCGCTACGTATATTAAAGCCCGGTGGAAGCTTATTTCCATATCCGGTCCGCCTGATCCTGAATTTGCCAGTGAAACCGGATTGAATTGGATACTGAAAGTAGTTATGTTCATCCTAAGTCTTACCACCAGGAGAAAAGCAAAACGGCTTGGCGTGGAATATTCTTTTCTTTTCATGAGAGCCGATGGAAATCTGCTTGGCAAGATCACGGATTGAGTCGATGCAGGGATTATACACCCGGTAGTGGACAAGGTCTTTTCATTCGAACAGGCCAATGAAGCCCTGGCTTACGTTGAAAGCGAGCGTGCGAAGAGTAAGGGTAAGGTTCTCATTAAGATAGCGTAGCTGGTCAGGTGCATAGCATACGTACTGATCCGCAGCCATCATCCAATTCGCCGCAGCAGTTCATCTCGGAACAAGTCCCCGATCGGCACTTTTTGGTCGCCTATATAAATGATGTTACGCTCAATAGAAGTGATTTTATTGAGCGCCACAATAAAAGACCGGTGTACACGGATAAAATCCTTGGCTGGTAGCCTTTCGAGCAATGCGGTCAGCGTCATCAGCGTTTCGATCACCTGATCCCAAGTATGCACCGCCACGTAGTCCTTTTTCCCTTCCACCATCAGAATATCTTCCAAATCCACACGCACCATCCTGTGTGCAGAGCGTATAAAAAGATAATCGGGAGTATTTTCGGCCGTAGTACCCAGACGTATCTGTGCTTTCTGGATTGCTTTCAGAAAACGTTCAAAGGAAAAGGGCTTTACCAGATAGTCCACAACATCCGCCTCAAAACCGGCCAGCGCAAACTGGGGATAGGCTGTGGTAAGTATCACCAGCGGCGGGTTCTGGATCGCATTCAAAAAATCCAGGCCATTCACATCCGGCATGTTAATATCCAGCAACAACAGATCACATTTTCCGCTGTTCAGTAATGGCAACGCTTCCAGGGGAGACGAAAACGTGGTGACCAGTTC
The genomic region above belongs to Dyadobacter pollutisoli and contains:
- a CDS encoding methylenetetrahydrofolate reductase; amino-acid sequence: MFLQKIKSRESGVMLYGITPPKAGTAPERVAEIAEKTIDRLSSLDIDALVVYDVQDESARTKEERPFPFINALDPLAFASEYMGRLEVPKIIYRPAGKFSPAELSDWLDELHSNKFYPIFVGVPAPDFPVKTNLAEAYKIWEKNEDTSVIGAVTIPERHQVLKDEDVRMLDKMDKGVSYFISQCVFDLDYARKVVEDLALSCSNKQIDPPTIIFTITACGSAKTLDFMEWLGIHIPDQLKEELKGDGDVLEKSVKVCLEIASELTEFCISQSIPFGFNIESVSIRKAEIEASVDMAHQISQMLKDKGLRKTVESLVEE
- a CDS encoding zinc-binding dehydrogenase translates to MIHPVVDKVFSFEQANEALAYVESERAKSKGKVLIKIA
- a CDS encoding LytR/AlgR family response regulator transcription factor, which translates into the protein MINCIAVDDEFLALEIIENYVSKCPFLELVTTFSSPLEALPLLNSGKCDLLLLDINMPDVNGLDFLNAIQNPPLVILTTAYPQFALAGFEADVVDYLVKPFSFERFLKAIQKAQIRLGTTAENTPDYLFIRSAHRMVRVDLEDILMVEGKKDYVAVHTWDQVIETLMTLTALLERLPAKDFIRVHRSFIVALNKITSIERNIIYIGDQKVPIGDLFRDELLRRIG